One Synechococcus sp. PROS-9-1 DNA window includes the following coding sequences:
- a CDS encoding hydantoin utilization protein A: protein MLISVLTGFAAGAVHVVGGADHLVAMAPFSLRRPMQAVKSGMAWGGGHSLGVVLLGVVAIFFKDLIHVESMSAWAEFLVGVSLLVIGALAIRTAFGLELHTHDHHHDGSSLHRHLHLHLRGQNNHRRHAHAASGLGLLHGLAGAGHLLAVIPALALPAHGAVMYLIAYLCGSMGAMLAVVSTLSLLTMRSSARFLPLLVGCTGGLSIVTGAIWLQKTSTALF, encoded by the coding sequence TTGCTGATCAGTGTTCTGACGGGCTTCGCGGCAGGTGCTGTCCATGTTGTTGGGGGTGCTGATCATCTGGTGGCGATGGCCCCCTTTTCCCTGAGGCGTCCGATGCAGGCCGTGAAGTCAGGAATGGCTTGGGGTGGTGGCCACTCGCTTGGGGTGGTGTTGCTTGGCGTTGTTGCGATTTTTTTTAAAGATCTGATCCATGTCGAAAGCATGTCGGCATGGGCTGAATTTCTAGTGGGGGTGTCGTTGCTGGTGATTGGTGCTCTTGCTATTCGAACCGCGTTTGGTTTGGAGTTGCATACCCATGACCATCACCACGATGGATCTTCATTGCATCGCCATCTTCATCTGCATCTTCGTGGTCAGAACAACCATCGCCGCCATGCTCATGCGGCATCGGGTCTTGGCTTGCTTCACGGTTTGGCGGGTGCCGGCCATCTGTTGGCTGTGATTCCAGCTCTTGCCTTGCCAGCGCATGGTGCTGTGATGTATTTAATCGCTTATTTGTGTGGATCGATGGGCGCCATGCTTGCCGTGGTGAGCACACTCTCCCTTCTCACGATGCGCAGCAGCGCTCGTTTCCTGCCGCTTCTAGTGGGCTGCACCGGTGGATTGTCGATCGTGACAGGAGCGATTTGGCTCCAGAAAACATCAACGGCCTTGTTTTAA
- the sodX gene encoding nickel-type superoxide dismutase maturation protease, with protein MGLVDLLLFFCGRRRVMQVEGYSMWPTLKPQDRVIMRPLNQHSDLPSIGAIIVCIHPQQPSRRVIKRLSAVADNQLTILGDFPDASTDSRQWGSVPRGCLIGEVVALVATPLKQGR; from the coding sequence GTGGGTCTTGTCGACCTACTGCTGTTTTTTTGTGGCCGTCGACGCGTGATGCAAGTGGAGGGGTATTCGATGTGGCCAACGCTGAAACCCCAGGACCGCGTGATCATGCGGCCCCTCAATCAACACTCAGACCTTCCCTCTATCGGTGCAATCATCGTTTGCATCCATCCCCAACAGCCTTCACGGAGGGTGATCAAAAGGCTGAGCGCTGTAGCGGACAATCAACTCACCATCCTCGGTGACTTCCCAGATGCCAGTACGGACAGCCGGCAATGGGGAAGCGTTCCGAGAGGATGCCTGATCGGTGAAGTTGTGGCCCTCGTCGCAACGCCGTTAAAACAAGGCCGTTGA
- a CDS encoding DUF4347 domain-containing protein: MTSTCCAQTSDSCFGRSGLKASALVSPQNIHDACLERLTVFDRCLDGIDGMQVALQGESILKIGRDQEPIAAIASSLRSNPRKELHLVAHGLPGIIKLGHSIDRAGLFNKVTDLREWCVDRIYLWSCNVGQDILFVSTLQSLTGARVFSSEHKLGCGQSLMGASFSALSDEIRRLKFTINS; encoded by the coding sequence ATGACTTCTACGTGTTGTGCTCAGACATCAGACTCTTGTTTTGGTCGTTCTGGATTAAAGGCATCTGCTCTTGTTTCGCCTCAGAATATTCACGATGCTTGTCTTGAGCGGCTGACTGTTTTTGATCGCTGTCTTGATGGGATTGATGGGATGCAGGTAGCACTGCAAGGTGAGTCGATACTGAAGATAGGTCGGGATCAGGAGCCAATCGCCGCCATTGCTTCTTCGTTAAGAAGCAATCCACGCAAGGAGCTGCATTTGGTTGCGCATGGGCTGCCTGGAATCATCAAATTAGGTCATTCGATTGATCGCGCAGGTTTGTTCAACAAAGTGACCGATCTTCGTGAATGGTGTGTTGATCGTATTTATTTGTGGAGTTGTAATGTTGGGCAGGATATCTTATTTGTCTCAACACTTCAATCTCTTACAGGTGCTCGCGTGTTTTCAAGTGAGCACAAGCTAGGTTGCGGACAATCCTTGATGGGCGCATCTTTCTCTGCCTTGTCTGATGAGATTAGGCGCCTTAAATTTACAATTAATTCCTAA
- the sodN gene encoding superoxide dismutase, Ni, with protein sequence MLRSALSAIVRSLPASTVEAHCDGPCGVYDPASARVHAEAVLAMTKKLKALEAPAAGNAAALATYNNTFSRFVAVKEDEAQKTKKELLILWTDYFKPEHLATFPDLHDTFWKAAKLCSACKVHIDQGKAEELLAAVEKIHGMFWQSKGRSDAWVTAS encoded by the coding sequence ATGCTTCGCTCGGCCCTATCAGCGATTGTTCGGTCCTTGCCCGCTTCCACCGTTGAAGCCCACTGCGACGGACCCTGCGGTGTCTATGACCCTGCTTCAGCTCGTGTTCACGCTGAAGCAGTGCTCGCGATGACTAAAAAGCTCAAGGCTTTGGAAGCACCTGCAGCCGGAAATGCTGCAGCTCTTGCCACCTACAACAACACCTTCTCCCGCTTCGTTGCGGTCAAGGAAGACGAAGCCCAAAAGACCAAGAAGGAACTCTTGATCCTTTGGACCGACTACTTCAAGCCCGAGCACCTGGCAACGTTCCCCGATCTCCACGACACCTTCTGGAAAGCGGCGAAACTTTGCAGCGCCTGCAAGGTGCACATCGACCAAGGCAAAGCGGAAGAGCTTCTCGCCGCTGTTGAGAAAATCCACGGCATGTTCTGGCAGTCCAAAGGCCGCTCTGACGCCTGGGTGACCGCCTCCTGA
- a CDS encoding RNA methyltransferase: protein MSFEGHSEELITSRRNPLVRRLRSLSTRSGREKHGVVLLEGTHQLQELQNHVLRDSVPLDVVATPAWLEMHAGLIRTLPGLVRVHRMSGEALQAGLSTVQPDGVACLLPLTCLPSTVEAPEFVLALDRIQDPGNLGTLLRTARAADIQQVWCASGADPLAPKVVRSSAGAILSLPVERFGPDPAGGVVQLAERLTQARDAGLQIVATLVPDAAADRNIQPYWELDWTLPTVLLLGNEGAGLDPLLQARCSHGVTLPHSSAVESLNVAVAAVPLLLERRRARMTSSTQKIG from the coding sequence GTGTCCTTTGAAGGTCACTCAGAAGAGCTGATCACAAGCCGACGCAATCCTTTGGTGCGACGACTTCGTTCGCTGTCAACTCGTTCAGGGCGAGAAAAACATGGTGTTGTCTTACTAGAAGGAACTCACCAACTTCAAGAACTTCAGAACCATGTTTTGCGTGATTCTGTTCCACTTGATGTTGTTGCAACTCCCGCTTGGTTGGAGATGCATGCTGGCTTGATTCGCACTTTGCCAGGGTTAGTGCGTGTGCACAGGATGAGCGGCGAAGCGTTGCAAGCCGGTTTAAGCACGGTTCAACCCGATGGTGTTGCCTGCTTGCTGCCGCTCACTTGTTTGCCTTCCACGGTTGAGGCTCCCGAATTTGTTCTGGCGCTTGATCGCATCCAGGATCCAGGCAATCTCGGAACCTTGCTTCGCACCGCGCGGGCCGCAGACATCCAGCAGGTTTGGTGCGCCTCCGGTGCTGATCCGTTGGCGCCGAAGGTGGTGCGATCGTCGGCTGGTGCGATCTTGAGCCTGCCGGTGGAGCGCTTTGGCCCTGATCCAGCTGGAGGGGTCGTTCAACTCGCGGAACGACTCACGCAAGCCCGCGATGCTGGGCTTCAAATTGTGGCCACTTTGGTGCCAGACGCAGCAGCAGATCGAAACATTCAGCCCTACTGGGAGTTGGACTGGACCCTGCCCACGGTGCTCCTGCTCGGCAACGAAGGGGCGGGCTTGGATCCGCTGTTGCAGGCCCGTTGCTCCCATGGGGTGACCTTGCCGCACAGCTCAGCTGTTGAATCTCTGAATGTGGCTGTTGCTGCGGTCCCTCTCCTTTTGGAGAGGCGACGGGCGAGAATGACGTCTTCAACGCAGAAGATTGGGTGA
- the lpdA gene encoding dihydrolipoyl dehydrogenase codes for MSDASFDFDVIVIGAGYGGFDAAKHAADHGLKVAVLESRDMGGTCVNRGCVPSKALLAASGRVRELADAEHLAGFGIHAAPVRFERKKIADHANQLVATIRANLTKTLERAGVTILRGQGRLEGPQRVGVRELSGVDRVLTARDVILATGSDPFVPPGIETDGRSVFTSDEAVNLEWLPRWIAIIGSGYIGLEFADVYTALGCEVTMIEALDRVMPTFDPDIAKLAARKLIEGRDIDARSGVLAKSIQPGSPVQIELVDMQTREPVETLEVDAVLVATGRVPSSKHLNLDSVGVETNRGFIPVDDNMRVLVNGAPQPNLWAVGDVTGKLMLAHTAAAQGSVAVDNILGHPRQIDYRSIPAATFTHPEISSVGLSEADAKQLAGEEGFELGTVRSYFKANSKALAELESDGVMKLLFNKTSGEVLGAHIFGLHAADLIQEIANAVARRQSVTQLANEVHTHPTLSEVVEVAYKQAASAVGA; via the coding sequence GTGAGCGACGCCAGTTTCGACTTCGATGTGATCGTTATCGGTGCCGGTTATGGCGGCTTCGACGCAGCCAAACATGCAGCCGATCATGGTCTCAAGGTGGCCGTCCTTGAATCCCGCGATATGGGTGGCACCTGCGTGAACCGTGGCTGTGTTCCCTCAAAAGCCCTGTTGGCTGCCAGTGGTCGTGTGCGTGAGCTGGCTGATGCGGAGCATCTCGCAGGGTTTGGGATTCATGCGGCTCCAGTGCGTTTTGAGCGCAAGAAGATTGCTGATCACGCCAACCAGCTGGTGGCCACAATTCGGGCCAATCTCACCAAAACCTTGGAGCGGGCAGGGGTCACGATCCTTCGCGGTCAAGGCCGGCTTGAAGGACCACAACGCGTTGGGGTGCGTGAGCTCAGCGGCGTGGACCGGGTGTTAACGGCACGGGATGTGATCCTGGCCACCGGCTCTGATCCCTTTGTGCCCCCAGGTATTGAAACGGATGGACGCAGTGTTTTCACCAGTGATGAGGCGGTCAATCTGGAATGGTTGCCCCGTTGGATTGCGATTATTGGCAGTGGTTATATCGGACTGGAATTTGCCGACGTCTACACAGCTTTGGGCTGTGAAGTGACGATGATCGAGGCCTTGGATCGGGTGATGCCCACCTTCGATCCCGATATCGCCAAGCTCGCAGCCCGCAAATTGATCGAGGGCCGTGATATTGATGCGCGCTCTGGAGTTTTGGCTAAATCGATTCAACCCGGATCACCGGTGCAAATTGAGCTGGTTGACATGCAAACCAGAGAGCCCGTCGAGACGTTGGAAGTGGATGCCGTGCTCGTGGCGACCGGGCGTGTTCCCAGCAGCAAGCATCTCAATCTGGACTCTGTGGGAGTGGAGACCAATCGCGGATTCATTCCAGTTGACGACAACATGCGCGTGTTGGTGAATGGTGCTCCTCAGCCCAATCTCTGGGCTGTTGGTGACGTCACCGGCAAGTTGATGCTTGCTCACACGGCCGCGGCTCAGGGTTCGGTTGCTGTCGACAATATTCTTGGTCACCCTCGGCAAATCGATTACCGCAGCATTCCTGCAGCTACCTTTACGCATCCTGAGATCAGTTCTGTGGGCTTATCGGAAGCCGATGCCAAGCAGCTCGCAGGAGAAGAGGGTTTTGAGCTGGGTACGGTGCGGAGCTATTTCAAAGCCAATTCCAAAGCACTCGCCGAATTGGAAAGTGATGGCGTGATGAAGTTGTTGTTCAACAAAACCAGTGGGGAGGTCCTTGGGGCACACATCTTCGGTTTGCATGCCGCTGATCTGATTCAAGAGATTGCTAATGCTGTTGCTCGCCGGCAAAGCGTTACGCAACTTGCCAATGAGGTGCACACGCACCCAACGCTGAGCGAAGTGGTGGAAGTGGCCTACAAGCAGGCGGCTTCAGCGGTGGGGGCTTGA
- the trpC gene encoding indole-3-glycerol phosphate synthase TrpC: MEIRRRPPNRKVQVAHLEYAVPHQDNEPRNILEKIVWEKDREVENARHKVPLDQLQRQINKLPPTRDFVAALRSAAVKPAVIAEVKKASPSKGVIREHFDPAAIAAAYAAGGASCLSVLTDKTFFQGGFEVLVEVRQAVDLPLLCKEFVLSPYQLCQARAAGADAVLLIAAILTDQDLRYLRKAAEALGLDVLVEVHDSTEMERVLAIGGFPLIGINNRDLSTFETDLATTEHLVQQFREQLNQQGAVLVSESGLFQRSDLDRVQQAGAAAVLIGEALMRQEDVEAGLRALISG, translated from the coding sequence ATGGAGATCCGTCGCCGTCCACCCAACCGCAAAGTACAAGTTGCCCATCTCGAGTACGCCGTTCCCCATCAGGACAACGAACCAAGGAACATCCTCGAAAAAATTGTCTGGGAGAAGGATCGCGAAGTTGAAAATGCCCGCCACAAAGTTCCGCTGGACCAGCTGCAACGTCAGATCAATAAGCTCCCGCCCACGCGTGATTTCGTTGCCGCACTTCGCTCTGCTGCAGTGAAGCCAGCGGTGATTGCTGAAGTGAAAAAAGCCAGCCCTAGTAAGGGGGTGATCCGTGAACATTTCGATCCCGCTGCCATCGCTGCGGCCTATGCGGCAGGGGGTGCGAGCTGCTTATCGGTGCTTACCGATAAAACTTTTTTTCAGGGTGGATTTGAGGTTTTGGTGGAGGTGCGTCAGGCCGTTGATCTCCCCTTGCTGTGCAAAGAATTTGTGTTGAGCCCTTATCAGTTGTGCCAGGCCCGGGCCGCTGGGGCTGATGCCGTGCTTCTTATTGCAGCAATCCTCACCGATCAAGATCTTCGTTATCTCCGTAAGGCAGCGGAGGCCCTTGGGCTGGATGTGCTGGTGGAAGTGCACGATTCCACAGAGATGGAGCGCGTTCTTGCTATCGGTGGATTTCCATTGATCGGCATCAACAACCGCGACCTCAGCACGTTTGAAACGGATCTGGCCACGACGGAGCATTTGGTTCAGCAATTCCGTGAGCAGCTGAATCAGCAAGGGGCTGTCTTGGTAAGTGAATCAGGCCTGTTCCAGCGTTCCGACCTCGATCGGGTGCAACAGGCTGGTGCAGCGGCGGTGCTCATAGGCGAAGCCTTGATGCGACAAGAGGATGTTGAGGCAGGCCTTAGAGCGCTGATTTCTGGCTGA
- the murA gene encoding UDP-N-acetylglucosamine 1-carboxyvinyltransferase — translation MKAAALASQDILKPHLEIDGGTILSGELRVSGAKNSALVLMTASLLTEAPLTLHNVPPLTDIDGMSEILTSLGVDVQRNGEVVQLRADRMTGAAPPYELVNGLRASFFAIGPLLARMGFARVPLPGGCQIGARPVVEHIRGLKALGAVVNVEHGIISASIPGSQHRLKGASIVFDCPSVGATETVLMAAALAQGTSVISNAAQEPEVQDLANLLIAMGAKISGAGGPTITVEGVGQLSGCDYTVIPDRIEAGTFLLAAAITRSKLRVAPVIPEHLTAVLQKLRDCGCKLDIDQEGITITPGEIRGIDITTQPFPGFPTDLQAPFMALLATAQGTSVITEKIYENRMQHVAELQRMGASIRVQSNTAVVEGVSALSGAPVNGTDLRASAAMVLAALVAQGKSHVSGLDHLDRGYADIEAKLGRAGAKLTRRTP, via the coding sequence ATGAAGGCAGCGGCTCTTGCGTCTCAAGACATTCTCAAGCCGCACCTAGAGATTGATGGAGGAACAATCCTGAGTGGAGAGCTGCGTGTGAGCGGGGCTAAAAACTCAGCCCTCGTGCTGATGACGGCCTCCCTTCTGACCGAAGCCCCCCTAACCCTGCACAACGTTCCACCGCTCACCGATATCGATGGAATGTCCGAGATCCTCACCTCCCTGGGCGTGGATGTTCAACGCAACGGCGAAGTGGTGCAACTTCGTGCCGATCGGATGACAGGAGCCGCACCTCCCTATGAATTGGTGAATGGCCTGCGAGCCAGTTTTTTTGCGATTGGCCCTCTACTTGCTCGAATGGGATTTGCACGGGTGCCTCTCCCAGGTGGATGCCAAATCGGTGCGAGGCCTGTGGTCGAACATATCCGCGGATTGAAAGCGTTAGGCGCCGTTGTCAATGTTGAGCACGGCATCATTTCAGCCTCCATTCCAGGCAGTCAACATCGCCTGAAAGGAGCATCCATCGTCTTTGATTGTCCCAGTGTTGGCGCCACAGAAACCGTTCTGATGGCTGCAGCTTTGGCTCAAGGCACAAGCGTGATCTCCAATGCAGCTCAGGAGCCTGAAGTACAAGATCTCGCCAACTTGCTGATTGCCATGGGCGCAAAAATCAGCGGTGCCGGTGGACCCACCATCACTGTTGAAGGTGTGGGTCAACTCAGCGGTTGTGATTACACGGTGATCCCCGACAGGATTGAAGCCGGCACCTTCCTGCTTGCTGCTGCCATCACCCGCTCCAAGCTCAGAGTGGCTCCCGTGATCCCTGAACATCTCACTGCCGTTCTGCAAAAGCTGCGCGACTGTGGCTGCAAACTTGACATTGATCAGGAAGGGATCACGATCACTCCCGGGGAGATCCGGGGGATCGACATCACCACCCAACCGTTCCCTGGTTTTCCCACCGATCTTCAAGCACCGTTCATGGCCTTACTGGCCACGGCTCAGGGAACCAGTGTGATCACGGAAAAAATCTACGAAAACCGGATGCAGCACGTCGCAGAGCTACAGCGCATGGGTGCCTCGATCAGGGTTCAAAGCAACACTGCTGTTGTGGAAGGTGTGTCCGCACTCAGCGGGGCTCCAGTGAATGGCACCGATCTCAGAGCCTCCGCCGCCATGGTGTTGGCAGCACTGGTGGCGCAAGGGAAGTCGCACGTGAGCGGCCTCGACCACCTCGACCGTGGCTACGCCGATATCGAAGCGAAGCTTGGCCGTGCTGGAGCCAAATTGACCAGGCGCACACCCTGA